A window of the Streptomyces albireticuli genome harbors these coding sequences:
- a CDS encoding GNAT family N-acetyltransferase, translating into MTAMTDVRTAHTSELGEEELAAIRALLDEAFEGDFSDDDWDHSVGGMHVLVRDGDELIGHGSVVQRRLLHGGRALRTGYVEAVAVRAGRRRRGVASAVMAELERVLRHGAYELGALGAAEDAAPLYAGRGWRLWRGPSSVLSPTGVRRTEEEDGHLYVLPLTAKPDLDGELVCDWRPGDVW; encoded by the coding sequence TGACTGACGTACGCACGGCGCACACCTCGGAGCTCGGCGAGGAGGAGCTCGCCGCGATCCGGGCCCTGCTGGACGAGGCGTTCGAGGGCGATTTCTCCGACGACGACTGGGACCACTCGGTGGGCGGCATGCACGTCCTGGTGCGGGACGGCGACGAGCTGATCGGCCACGGCTCGGTGGTGCAGCGGCGGCTGCTGCACGGCGGGCGGGCGCTGCGCACCGGCTACGTGGAGGCCGTGGCGGTCCGCGCCGGCCGGCGCCGCCGGGGCGTGGCCTCGGCCGTGATGGCGGAGCTGGAGCGGGTGCTGCGGCACGGGGCGTACGAGCTGGGGGCGCTCGGCGCGGCGGAGGACGCCGCTCCGCTGTACGCCGGGCGCGGCTGGCGGCTGTGGCGGGGCCCGTCCTCGGTGCTCTCCCCCACCGGCGTCCGGCGCACCGAGGAGGAGGACGGCCACCTCTACGTCCTGCCGCTGACCGCGAAGCCGGACCTGGACGGGGAGCTGGTGTGCGACTGGCGGCCGGGCGACGTCTGGTGA